In Akkermansia muciniphila, one DNA window encodes the following:
- the bla gene encoding class A beta-lactamase, which translates to MLFSVFSQGVISSPASVSAADSSAVQELAHSLKARVGMAAEMLDTGETVAVGDEADYPMQSVVKFVLALSVLKRVDQGVMNLEQIIRIRPEQLVKDTWSPLRERFPQGGDFSLKELLRVTVQESDNNTCDLLFGLIGGPQAVQKDLKEWGIDGINVRFTEDEIHRNRDLQYANSSRPSAMNSLLRAFDEGKILKKGTQRVLWDIMAGCSTGHERLKGQLPRDYVVAHKTGSGFSLPGGGVTARNDVGIIVLPNGRKMAVSVFIRDSKDSESACDRMIASMARWLCMEWKPAAGKE; encoded by the coding sequence ATGCTCTTTAGTGTTTTTTCTCAGGGGGTAATATCTTCTCCGGCTTCCGTTTCCGCAGCGGATTCCTCCGCCGTTCAAGAACTGGCTCATTCCCTGAAAGCCCGTGTGGGCATGGCTGCGGAAATGCTGGATACGGGGGAAACCGTCGCGGTGGGGGATGAGGCGGACTATCCCATGCAGAGCGTCGTCAAATTCGTGCTGGCCTTGTCCGTGTTGAAGCGGGTGGACCAGGGCGTCATGAATCTGGAACAGATTATCCGCATCCGTCCGGAACAACTGGTGAAAGATACCTGGAGCCCCCTCCGGGAGCGTTTTCCCCAAGGCGGCGATTTCTCTCTGAAGGAACTGCTGAGGGTGACTGTCCAGGAAAGCGACAACAATACCTGCGACCTCCTGTTTGGCCTTATTGGAGGGCCGCAGGCCGTGCAGAAGGATTTGAAGGAATGGGGTATTGACGGCATTAATGTCCGGTTTACGGAAGATGAAATACACCGGAACCGCGACTTGCAGTATGCCAACTCAAGCCGCCCGTCGGCCATGAACTCTCTTCTCCGCGCATTTGACGAAGGTAAAATTCTGAAAAAAGGCACACAACGTGTTCTTTGGGACATCATGGCCGGTTGCTCTACAGGCCATGAACGTCTGAAAGGACAGCTGCCGCGGGATTACGTGGTGGCGCATAAAACGGGATCTGGATTCTCGCTGCCGGGGGGTGGCGTTACCGCCCGCAATGACGTCGGAATCATTGTTCTTCCCAATGGCCGGAAAATGGCGGTTTCCGTGTTCATCAGGGATTCAAAGGATTCTGAATCCGCTTGTGACCGGATGATCGCCTCCATGGCCCGCTGGCTGTGCATGGAGTGGAAGCCTGCCGCCGGAAAAGAATAA
- a CDS encoding DUF456 domain-containing protein has product MPHLLSETLVWCVTLLLFGMGLIGTLIPMLPGIIIIAVGCVWQGVMGKENLAWWKWTVLALLVAGGMVIDKLSGGMGAKKFGSTAAGIWGAMIGAVAGSLLFSPIVGLLFMPFLGALLAELIFARKDIMDAFRAGSGAALGMLAGLLLEFTCGLLIIAWFCSCCFLF; this is encoded by the coding sequence ATGCCCCATCTCCTTTCGGAAACCCTCGTCTGGTGCGTCACCCTGCTGTTATTCGGCATGGGGCTGATCGGCACGCTCATCCCCATGCTTCCCGGAATTATCATCATTGCGGTCGGGTGCGTCTGGCAGGGAGTCATGGGAAAAGAGAATCTGGCGTGGTGGAAATGGACTGTCCTGGCGCTGCTGGTGGCGGGAGGCATGGTCATTGACAAGCTTTCCGGAGGCATGGGCGCCAAAAAATTCGGCAGCACTGCCGCCGGAATCTGGGGAGCCATGATCGGCGCCGTGGCGGGGAGCCTCCTTTTCTCCCCCATCGTAGGCCTTTTGTTCATGCCGTTCCTGGGAGCGCTGCTGGCGGAACTTATCTTTGCCAGAAAGGATATCATGGACGCCTTCAGGGCCGGTTCCGGAGCGGCGCTTGGGATGCTTGCCGGCCTGCTGCTGGAATTTACCTGCGGCCTGCTCATCATCGCCTGGTTCTGTTCCTGCTGTTTCCTGTTTTAA
- a CDS encoding DUF3784 domain-containing protein: MDAPVPIPVAMMAGFMILGVILSMGKCSFLITGCNMMSREQKRQYDEQALCRFMGKIMYCLAFAMLLWLASILLQNSMLLSASLCFPAGSIAFAVIYAGTGSRLKK, from the coding sequence ATGGATGCACCTGTTCCGATACCCGTCGCCATGATGGCAGGTTTCATGATTCTTGGCGTCATTCTTTCCATGGGGAAATGTTCTTTCCTCATCACAGGCTGCAACATGATGAGCAGAGAGCAAAAAAGACAGTATGATGAACAGGCGCTGTGCCGGTTCATGGGGAAAATCATGTACTGCCTCGCCTTCGCCATGCTGCTCTGGCTCGCCAGCATCCTTCTCCAGAACTCCATGCTCCTGTCCGCATCCCTGTGCTTTCCGGCGGGAAGCATTGCGTTTGCGGTCATTTACGCCGGCACCGGAAGCCGATTAAAAAAATAA
- a CDS encoding glycosyl hydrolase family 95 catalytic domain-containing protein, producing MNIPATLKHSFLLCLFAAAVPLRAIPAPMQVTASTSARVWTEGYGTGNGRLGILSFGVFPKETVVLNEGSIFAKKNFQMREGAAEALDKARELCKEGKYRSADQLFRKNILPPGNIAGDYQQGGRLQVEFQGLPSPSSYQRTLDMRRGKATTRAQFGTGELTTEILAAPSSDCAAYHIACTMPSGCRVSLNLEHPDPASRIVAQPNGWTLEGQGSNGGTRFENTVTILAPGASITRKGSTIILDSAREVLVLSSISTDYNIRKPEAPLTHSLAAKNARILAKAQKAGWKKLAAETEDYFSRLMTRCQVDLGDSPAGVSAMTTAQRLERVKQGKKDPDLLEQLFQFGRFCTIVHTRPGQLPCGLQGLWNPELRAAWMGCYFLNINSQMNQWPSHVTGLGEFQNSYLDFVRSLRPHGEEFARFIKRDGFCFGHYTDCWKRTYFSGNNPEWGASLMNGAWACAHLVDSYRFTGDREDLKKSLPILESNARFIMSWFEDDGEGRYLSGPGVSPETGFYAPDGTGPNVLSYVSNGASHDQLLGRESLRNYIYACGELGVQTPTLVKAVQFLRKIPQPAIGPDGRIQEWRKPFEEMQKGHRHISHLYGLFPGTEWDVLNTPEYAEAVRKSADFRRKYADMGNNGIRTGWSTAWLINLYAALGDGNAAEDRMYTMLRHYINSNLFDLHPPFQIEGNFGFSSGVAECLIQSRVMQDGFQVILLAPALADDWKKGSATGLRTRGGLKVDLSWQDGRVQATATATRPGKFRFMHQGRKKDLSMNKGETARLDFPPLSH from the coding sequence ATGAACATCCCTGCAACCTTGAAACATTCCTTCCTCCTCTGCCTTTTCGCCGCAGCCGTCCCCCTCCGGGCCATTCCGGCCCCCATGCAGGTCACCGCCTCCACCTCCGCCCGGGTATGGACGGAAGGATACGGCACGGGCAACGGAAGGCTGGGCATCCTCTCTTTCGGCGTTTTCCCGAAGGAAACCGTCGTCCTTAATGAAGGAAGCATTTTCGCAAAGAAAAATTTCCAAATGAGGGAAGGCGCCGCGGAAGCTCTGGACAAGGCTCGCGAACTTTGCAAGGAAGGAAAATACCGCAGTGCGGACCAGCTATTCCGGAAGAACATCCTTCCCCCCGGCAACATTGCGGGGGATTACCAGCAGGGGGGGCGTCTCCAGGTGGAATTCCAGGGGCTCCCCTCACCTTCCTCCTATCAGCGTACGCTGGATATGCGGCGGGGCAAGGCAACCACCCGCGCCCAATTCGGCACAGGGGAATTGACCACAGAAATCCTGGCGGCTCCGTCCAGCGACTGCGCCGCCTACCACATTGCCTGCACAATGCCGTCCGGATGCCGCGTTTCCCTGAATCTGGAACACCCGGATCCGGCTTCCCGAATTGTTGCGCAGCCGAATGGGTGGACGCTGGAAGGACAGGGAAGCAACGGAGGCACCCGGTTTGAAAACACGGTGACCATCCTGGCTCCCGGAGCCTCCATTACCCGCAAAGGCTCAACAATTATTCTTGATTCCGCCCGGGAAGTGCTGGTGCTTTCATCCATTTCCACAGATTACAATATCCGGAAACCGGAAGCTCCCCTGACGCATTCCCTGGCGGCTAAAAACGCGCGAATCCTGGCAAAAGCGCAAAAGGCGGGGTGGAAAAAACTGGCGGCGGAAACGGAAGATTATTTTTCCCGGCTCATGACGCGCTGCCAGGTGGATCTGGGGGATTCCCCGGCCGGGGTCTCCGCCATGACCACCGCCCAAAGACTGGAGCGGGTCAAACAGGGAAAGAAGGATCCGGATCTTCTGGAACAGCTTTTCCAGTTCGGCCGCTTCTGCACGATTGTCCACACCAGGCCGGGGCAGCTTCCCTGCGGTTTGCAGGGATTATGGAATCCGGAGCTGAGGGCAGCGTGGATGGGCTGCTATTTCCTGAACATCAACAGCCAGATGAACCAGTGGCCCTCCCATGTCACCGGGCTGGGAGAATTCCAGAACTCCTATCTTGATTTTGTCCGCAGCCTGCGCCCCCACGGAGAGGAATTCGCGCGCTTCATCAAACGGGACGGCTTCTGCTTCGGTCACTATACGGATTGCTGGAAACGCACCTATTTTTCAGGCAACAATCCGGAATGGGGGGCCAGCCTCATGAATGGGGCGTGGGCATGCGCCCACCTGGTGGACAGCTACCGTTTCACCGGAGACCGGGAAGACCTTAAAAAATCGCTGCCCATTCTGGAATCCAACGCTCGTTTCATCATGTCCTGGTTTGAAGATGACGGCGAGGGCCGTTACCTTTCCGGTCCCGGGGTGTCTCCGGAGACCGGATTTTACGCGCCGGACGGCACAGGCCCCAACGTGCTTTCCTATGTTTCCAACGGCGCTTCCCATGACCAGCTTCTGGGCAGGGAATCCCTCCGCAATTACATTTACGCCTGCGGGGAGCTGGGCGTACAAACGCCTACTCTGGTTAAAGCCGTTCAATTCCTCAGGAAAATTCCCCAGCCTGCCATCGGCCCCGACGGAAGGATACAGGAATGGAGGAAGCCTTTTGAAGAAATGCAGAAGGGCCACCGGCACATCAGCCACCTTTACGGCCTGTTTCCCGGCACGGAATGGGACGTTCTCAATACGCCGGAATACGCGGAGGCTGTACGCAAGTCCGCCGATTTCCGGCGCAAGTACGCGGATATGGGAAACAATGGCATCAGGACGGGATGGAGCACGGCGTGGCTCATCAATCTTTACGCCGCCCTGGGCGACGGAAACGCCGCAGAGGACAGGATGTACACCATGCTGAGGCACTACATCAACTCCAACCTTTTTGACCTCCATCCCCCGTTTCAGATAGAAGGAAACTTCGGCTTTTCCTCCGGCGTGGCCGAATGCCTGATCCAGAGCCGGGTCATGCAGGACGGGTTCCAGGTTATCCTGCTGGCCCCGGCCCTGGCAGACGACTGGAAGAAGGGTTCCGCCACGGGATTGCGCACGCGGGGCGGGCTTAAGGTGGATTTGTCCTGGCAAGACGGCCGGGTGCAGGCCACGGCTACCGCTACGCGTCCGGGCAAATTCCGGTTCATGCATCAAGGCCGGAAAAAGGATTTGTCCATGAATAAGGGAGAAACGGCGCGTCTTGATTTTCCTCCGCTTTCCCATTAG
- a CDS encoding M28 family peptidase: protein MDNWHDHGPARPSRTGTPGANDNASGVAALLETARALAATSTLHDVCLAVYANEEPPFYQTPAMGSTVHAKSVSLHPGREKIIGMIALETLGCYSPRANKKRQSAVVAGLAGLPDRCDYVAFLSTNTGRKLARSCAEEFSTLSRFPVRSAVFPYYARGVSWSDDWGYMKEGIPSFAVTDTAFLRCDDYHETSDTAEKLDYPQFAEVVQGLSKLIISLANKP, encoded by the coding sequence ATGGACAACTGGCACGACCACGGCCCCGCCCGGCCTTCCCGCACCGGAACGCCGGGAGCCAATGACAACGCTTCCGGCGTAGCCGCCCTGCTGGAAACGGCACGCGCCCTTGCAGCAACTTCCACCCTCCACGATGTTTGCCTAGCGGTCTACGCCAATGAAGAGCCTCCCTTTTACCAGACGCCCGCCATGGGCAGCACCGTGCATGCCAAATCCGTCTCCCTTCATCCGGGCAGGGAAAAAATCATCGGCATGATTGCCCTGGAAACGCTGGGCTGCTATTCTCCCCGGGCGAATAAAAAACGCCAATCCGCCGTAGTTGCCGGATTGGCCGGCCTGCCGGACCGCTGCGACTATGTTGCCTTCCTCTCCACCAACACGGGCCGCAAACTGGCACGCTCCTGCGCGGAGGAATTTTCCACTTTAAGCCGTTTTCCGGTGCGTTCCGCCGTGTTCCCGTATTACGCCCGCGGCGTTTCCTGGTCTGACGACTGGGGATACATGAAGGAGGGCATCCCCTCCTTTGCCGTCACGGATACGGCCTTCCTCCGTTGCGACGATTACCATGAAACCAGCGATACGGCTGAAAAGCTGGACTATCCCCAGTTTGCAGAAGTAGTGCAGGGACTTTCCAAACTCATCATTTCACTCGCCAACAAACCATGA
- a CDS encoding alpha/beta hydrolase: protein MNPVFFSAFFPAFACAAAVPPEPSALEAICPPSEGKAFHSGWISLGLKAADLKEKQVSAGHITDVGEAQVLLHFPAGWKPQDRRTALCIFPGGGYSIQAIEKEGSRIAGWAAEHGMVGVVVKYRVSGTSNALGKFPGPLLDARQALRTVRENASSLGIDPLRIGVMGFSAGGHLAAMTSTLWNRTLPEEAENPLKNISARPDFSMFIYPVITMAPHTTHGGTRNKILGPHPSPALEEMCSAERQVTKQTPPVFLVHALDDGVSCANSRLMEQACRNKGVPASLNLYPTGGHGYGMEKRGHPTDQWPDAAEQWLREQGFLPSPASVRGGAPSGAVPSSGTRRE, encoded by the coding sequence ATGAACCCGGTATTCTTCTCCGCTTTTTTTCCGGCATTCGCCTGCGCCGCAGCCGTACCTCCTGAACCATCCGCGCTGGAGGCCATCTGCCCGCCCTCAGAGGGAAAAGCCTTTCACTCCGGATGGATTTCCCTGGGACTGAAAGCGGCGGATCTGAAAGAAAAACAAGTCTCCGCCGGACACATTACGGATGTGGGGGAAGCGCAGGTTCTGCTTCACTTCCCCGCCGGATGGAAGCCGCAAGACAGGCGCACGGCCCTGTGTATCTTTCCGGGAGGGGGGTATTCCATCCAGGCCATTGAAAAGGAAGGGAGCCGCATTGCCGGCTGGGCGGCGGAACACGGCATGGTGGGGGTTGTCGTGAAATACCGCGTTTCAGGAACCAGCAATGCCTTGGGGAAGTTTCCCGGTCCCCTGCTGGACGCCCGCCAGGCCCTGAGGACCGTGCGGGAAAACGCCTCCTCCCTGGGAATTGACCCTCTCCGCATCGGCGTCATGGGCTTTTCCGCAGGCGGCCATCTGGCGGCCATGACCTCTACGCTGTGGAACCGCACCCTGCCGGAAGAAGCGGAAAATCCGCTGAAAAACATTTCCGCCCGTCCGGATTTTTCCATGTTCATTTATCCCGTCATTACCATGGCGCCCCATACAACCCACGGGGGAACGCGCAACAAAATATTGGGCCCCCATCCCTCCCCTGCCCTGGAGGAGATGTGTTCCGCGGAGCGGCAAGTGACGAAACAGACGCCCCCGGTCTTCCTCGTTCACGCTCTGGATGACGGCGTTTCCTGCGCCAACAGCAGGCTGATGGAACAGGCCTGCCGGAATAAGGGGGTTCCCGCCAGTCTGAATCTCTATCCCACGGGGGGCCACGGGTATGGCATGGAAAAACGCGGGCATCCCACGGATCAATGGCCGGATGCCGCCGAACAATGGCTCAGGGAACAGGGGTTTCTTCCTTCCCCGGCTTCTGTCCGCGGGGGTGCTCCTTCCGGCGCCGTCCCCTCCTCCGGAACACGGCGGGAATGA
- the ileS gene encoding isoleucine--tRNA ligase has protein sequence MSAPEKNYKDTILLPETGFPMRGDLTKNEPVRLKKWEDTGLYERILSRRMAQGAPRFLLHDGPPFANGDVHMGTALNKILKDLVLKSKTMAGYAAPYVPGWDCHGLPIEFKVVQKARDLDAAEIRRRCAEFAKGFIDIQRTSFRRLGVFGDWENPYLTMKPAYEANILRVFAKLVEDGAVYQSRKPVQWSYGAYTALAEAEIDYKEKVSTSVFVRFPLLDNPLGLKASMVIWTTTPWTLPANVGLALHPRFTYVAGRFMKNGQTENLVIVKELLDAFAQKTGWALAETIREFKGAELENCEARHPFLSRTSTIILADFVTTDTGTGIVHIAPGHGADDYNVGRQYGLPVLSPVDDDGKYTEEVGVPSLVGKHVFDANKDIISMLEQGNNLFGVEEYRHQYPHCWRSKTPIIFRAVEQFFISMDKLRPQALEEIDKVQWLPSWGRNRIYGTVEARPDWCISRQRTWGVPLPVFFDENGKAVLDAALVRKIADMVEKHGSNIWFELSDEDLCERLGLPKTWKKGKDTLDVWIDSGSSHMAVMDNRPGLDAPADLYLEATDQHRGWFQSSLMLSVAWRGKAPYKAVMTHGFVVDKDTGKKTSKSDAKSGKPIDAAYYYDKYGADIVRLWAASVDWQNEVPFGEDLFKQVTEPYRRLRNTLRILLGNISGFDFAAQAVAPEHMPLLDRWILERLNAVIRETLKAYEAYDFRKAFSAINQFCTSDLSALYVDTTKDRLYCDSSSSVRRRATQTAMTIIFKALCRLLAPILAFTADEAWEYAGYEGSVHEQDFPAPMPEYDTQEATSVISRLQEIKSVIQVAIEEQVKAKVFSKNNEASITLTVPVNESEDVVALLEDRAFATEFFIIADLDVKTGPELAASAAKTEHAMCPRCRRYEPAAEGRDVCERCAEVLS, from the coding sequence ATGAGTGCGCCCGAAAAGAATTATAAAGACACCATCCTGTTACCGGAAACCGGCTTCCCCATGAGAGGGGATCTGACGAAAAACGAACCCGTACGCCTGAAAAAGTGGGAAGACACCGGGCTGTACGAACGCATTTTGTCCCGCAGGATGGCCCAGGGCGCACCCCGGTTCCTCCTTCATGACGGCCCCCCCTTCGCCAACGGAGATGTGCACATGGGCACCGCCCTGAACAAAATTCTCAAGGATCTGGTCCTGAAATCCAAAACCATGGCAGGCTACGCCGCCCCCTATGTTCCGGGCTGGGACTGCCACGGCCTTCCCATTGAATTCAAGGTAGTTCAGAAGGCCCGTGACCTGGATGCGGCTGAAATCCGTCGGCGCTGTGCGGAATTCGCCAAAGGATTCATTGACATTCAGCGCACTTCCTTCCGCCGCCTGGGCGTGTTCGGCGACTGGGAGAATCCCTACCTGACCATGAAGCCGGCGTATGAGGCCAACATCCTGCGCGTGTTCGCCAAACTGGTGGAAGACGGAGCGGTGTACCAGAGCCGCAAACCCGTCCAGTGGTCCTATGGGGCCTATACGGCGCTGGCGGAAGCGGAAATAGACTACAAGGAAAAGGTCAGCACCTCCGTTTTCGTGCGCTTCCCGCTTCTGGACAATCCCCTGGGGCTGAAAGCCTCCATGGTCATCTGGACCACTACTCCGTGGACGCTGCCCGCCAACGTAGGGCTCGCCCTTCATCCGCGTTTCACCTACGTGGCAGGCAGGTTCATGAAGAACGGCCAGACGGAAAACCTCGTCATCGTCAAGGAGTTGCTGGATGCCTTCGCTCAGAAAACGGGCTGGGCTCTTGCGGAAACCATCCGTGAATTCAAGGGAGCCGAACTGGAAAACTGCGAAGCCCGGCATCCCTTCCTTTCCCGCACGTCAACAATCATCCTGGCGGATTTCGTCACCACGGACACCGGAACCGGCATCGTCCACATCGCGCCCGGCCACGGCGCGGACGACTATAACGTAGGACGCCAATACGGACTGCCCGTCCTCTCCCCCGTGGACGACGACGGCAAATACACGGAGGAAGTGGGCGTGCCCTCCCTGGTGGGCAAACATGTCTTTGACGCCAACAAGGACATCATTTCCATGCTGGAACAGGGCAACAACCTCTTCGGCGTGGAAGAATACCGCCACCAGTACCCGCACTGCTGGCGTTCCAAGACGCCTATTATTTTCCGGGCCGTGGAACAGTTCTTCATCTCCATGGACAAGCTCCGCCCGCAGGCCCTGGAAGAAATAGACAAGGTGCAGTGGCTGCCCTCCTGGGGCCGCAACCGCATTTACGGCACGGTGGAAGCCAGGCCGGACTGGTGCATCTCCCGCCAGCGCACCTGGGGCGTGCCGCTGCCCGTCTTCTTTGACGAAAACGGCAAAGCCGTCCTGGACGCCGCCCTGGTTCGCAAAATCGCGGATATGGTGGAGAAACACGGTTCCAACATCTGGTTTGAACTCTCCGATGAAGACCTGTGCGAACGCCTCGGCCTGCCGAAGACCTGGAAAAAGGGCAAGGATACGCTGGACGTCTGGATTGATTCCGGCAGTTCCCATATGGCCGTCATGGACAACCGCCCCGGGCTGGACGCGCCGGCGGACCTTTACCTGGAAGCTACGGACCAACACCGAGGCTGGTTCCAGAGTTCCCTGATGCTTTCCGTCGCCTGGCGCGGCAAGGCTCCGTACAAGGCCGTGATGACCCACGGCTTCGTCGTGGACAAGGACACCGGGAAAAAAACCTCCAAATCCGACGCCAAGAGCGGCAAACCCATTGACGCGGCCTATTACTACGACAAATACGGCGCAGACATCGTGCGCCTGTGGGCCGCCTCCGTGGATTGGCAAAATGAAGTCCCCTTCGGGGAAGACCTCTTCAAGCAGGTGACGGAACCCTACCGCCGCCTCCGCAACACCCTGCGCATCCTGCTGGGCAACATCAGCGGATTCGATTTCGCCGCGCAGGCAGTCGCCCCGGAACACATGCCCCTCCTAGACCGCTGGATTCTGGAACGCCTGAACGCCGTCATCAGGGAAACGCTGAAGGCCTATGAAGCCTATGACTTCCGCAAGGCGTTCAGCGCCATCAACCAGTTCTGCACCAGCGACCTGTCCGCCCTGTACGTGGACACCACCAAGGACCGCCTGTACTGCGACTCATCTTCCTCCGTGCGCCGCCGCGCCACACAAACGGCCATGACCATCATCTTCAAGGCTCTGTGCCGTCTGCTGGCTCCCATCCTGGCCTTCACGGCGGATGAAGCCTGGGAATACGCGGGATATGAAGGCAGCGTGCATGAGCAGGACTTCCCCGCCCCCATGCCGGAATACGATACCCAGGAGGCGACCTCCGTCATTTCCCGTCTCCAGGAAATCAAGTCCGTCATTCAGGTAGCCATTGAAGAACAGGTGAAGGCCAAGGTATTTTCCAAAAATAATGAGGCCTCCATCACTCTGACCGTTCCCGTGAATGAGAGCGAAGACGTCGTGGCGCTTCTGGAAGACCGGGCGTTTGCCACGGAGTTCTTCATCATCGCGGACCTTGACGTGAAAACCGGTCCGGAACTGGCAGCCTCCGCCGCAAAAACGGAACATGCCATGTGCCCGCGCTGCCGCCGGTATGAACCGGCGGCGGAAGGCAGGGACGTATGCGAACGCTGCGCGGAAGTTCTTTCCTGA
- a CDS encoding signal peptidase II — translation MDPQTEKEPAPHKKTPPGWLWWSLLGAGLYALDQASKLWIIRRFPLNYLNEKLHKYAYLPDFPGFQHINADGTLDFATNGRMPEAELARLPDLNPNTVDALNKLRELEPISFLDGTMNITRVHNTGVAFGLGNGTVWSSYLFLAVPVLAIVVLVVLYRKNFFHTAWLKLAYVLLLAGVAGNLTDRLIQGFLIPYEQQHGFFTKLMNGYVVDFIDVTIPLFNYRWPAFNVADSCIFVAAIIFFIASIFSARNKEEKPS, via the coding sequence ATGGACCCCCAGACGGAAAAAGAACCCGCCCCCCATAAAAAGACGCCCCCCGGCTGGCTCTGGTGGAGCTTGCTGGGCGCAGGGCTGTATGCGCTGGACCAGGCCAGCAAGCTGTGGATTATCCGCCGCTTCCCGCTGAACTACCTGAACGAAAAGCTCCATAAGTACGCCTATCTGCCGGACTTTCCGGGCTTCCAGCACATCAATGCGGACGGCACGCTGGACTTCGCCACAAACGGACGCATGCCGGAGGCGGAACTGGCGCGGCTCCCGGATCTGAATCCAAACACGGTGGACGCCCTGAACAAACTGAGGGAACTGGAACCCATTTCCTTCCTGGACGGAACCATGAACATTACCCGCGTGCACAACACGGGCGTTGCTTTCGGGCTGGGGAACGGCACCGTCTGGTCCAGCTATCTTTTTCTGGCGGTTCCCGTGCTCGCCATCGTGGTCCTGGTCGTGCTTTACCGGAAAAACTTCTTCCACACGGCATGGCTCAAGCTGGCCTATGTTCTGCTGCTGGCGGGAGTAGCCGGCAACCTGACGGACCGCCTGATTCAGGGCTTCCTGATTCCGTATGAGCAGCAGCACGGCTTCTTCACCAAGCTGATGAACGGTTACGTGGTGGACTTCATTGACGTCACCATCCCCCTCTTCAACTACCGCTGGCCCGCCTTCAACGTGGCGGACTCCTGCA